The nucleotide window AGCACCACTTACGACGTGAGGTATCAACTGCTGGAACTGAGTTGGCGTAACGATCAGCGCCTTGTCAGCTGTAACATGCGCAGTCGTATTCTGTGGCTCCATTGGAGAGTGTGATTGGAACGGCATACGAAACTCTGCAGTGATCATTTTTGCAGCTTTTGCCAGACCTTGATCGGCATCACCACTTTCACGGAAGATTGCGCCAGCCCCATTCGACGCCTTTTCCATTTTTGACCAGAGACCGGTCATATCCAAATTTGCATTTGGACCAGCATCCCAACGAGGATCAAGCGTAGCAACTGCTTTCTTAGCAGTCCAGTAGTCGTTAGCCACTACTGCAACACCGCGGCTGTACTGAACTACCGAATGAACGCCTGGCATCTTTTTCGCACGCTTGTCGTCAAAAGAAATTAGTTTTCCACCCATCATTGGAGCCATCGAAACTGCTGCGTACTTCATGCCCGGAAGGCGAGTGTCAATACCAAATGGAGCGATACCACGTACTTTCATAGCCGTATCAAGACGCTTTTGCTTGACGTTACCAACGATCTTAAACTGGCTAGCTGGCTTCAATGGCACTTCTTTTGGAACTTCCATCGTTGCTGCTTTCGCTGCGACTGAACCGTAAGTGGCCTTCTTGCCACCAGGGCCTTGGATCACGCCGTTAGCAGCGGTACACTTGCTTGCGTCAACACCCCAGTTGTCAGCTGCAGCAGCAACCAACATCATACGAGCTGATGCACCAGCTTTACGTAGCTTTTCCCAGCCATCACGAACCGCTGTTGAACCACCAGTTAGCTGCCCACCAAGAAGAGAGTTAATGTAAACCTCTGCTGGTTGAGCAAACTCAACTTTAATAGCGTTTATGTCAACCTCAAGTTCCTCTGCAACAAGCATTGGCATTGAGGTGTAAACGTCCTGACCCATTTCTGAACGAGCACACATAATAGTTACTGTGTTGTCAGCGGCAATTTTTACCCAAGCATTTGGGCTACCACCTTCAGCAGCTTGCGCCATGCGTGAAGTTGGCAAGTAGAACGCCAACGCCAACCCACCGGCAACAGATCCACTGACTTTCAGGAAGTCACGACGACCTTCATTTTTTGCAATCATTTCCATGTCTCGATTCCTCCCTCGTTAAGACATCTTCGCCGCGGCTTTAATAGCAGCGCGGATTCGAGGATAAGTACCACATCGGCAAATATTGCCCGACATCGCCGCATCAATATCCTCATCTGAAGGATTTTTATTCGCAGACAGTAGCGCTGAAGCGGACATAATTTGCCCAGGCTGACAATATCCACACTGAGGAACATCTAAGGCTTCCCATGCACGCTGCACTTTATGATTTCCACCCAGACCTTCGATGGTCGTCACGTTTGCACCAGAAATCGAACCTATCTGTACTTGACAGGAACGTACTGCACTTCCATTTAGATGAACCGTACACGCACCACATAGAGCTTTTCCACAACCGAATTTCGTGCCCGTGTAACCGAGCGTGTCGCGAAGTACCCACAGTAATGGTGTATCCGCAGAGACTTCAACAGTCTCGCTTTTACCATTTACTTTGAAGCTGACTTTCATATTAAAACTCCCCCTTTCGAAGCTTTAGGTTTTATTAGGGTGTAACTACTATAAAGAATATTAGGGTGTAACTACTATAAAGAATGTTACTTAGCGAAAGTACATGATAATCGGCCTACTTTCAAGCGCAGAGAACTATCTTGAAATATTCTGCTAGTAAGGGATGAATCAAAAACACAGAGCAATTGCAATAAATTTAGCAAATCATCAAACCTAAGTTCTAGCGAGTACCCTGCAAGCCCTGCTTGGAGGCAATAAAATAAGCGTTATAAATGTAGTACTTAAGATGAACCTTAAACCTTTATTGCGTCGCAACATTATTTGCGCGAATAGCAAAAAAACTCACTCGCACCGTAGCACATTAGCTTATGGCTTTCGGTAGATGTGGCGCCGTTCGGAACACGGGTGACGGGTGACGCCCAAATTATTCACCCTAAAAATTATGGGGTGGGGTAGAACCGGTCCACCACTTCGACCCCTCGTTAAAAGCCTCAAATCTTCCGCGTTACTAGACTAGCCCAAAAAAAATCCCCGGCAAAGCTAGGGACTTTTCAAAACCTCGGTACATACATCAATCACATATATTTTTTTAACTCGAGTCTGGCTACCTGAGCTCGATGCACCTCATCTGGTCCATCAGCCAGTCGCATCGAACGGTTGTGAGCCCACATCCAAGCAAGGGGAAACTCCTGACAAACCCCACCCCCACCATGCGCTTGAATCGCCCAATCAATAATTTTTTGAGCCATATTAGGCGCGATCACTTTGATCATCGCTATTTCTTTTTTGGCCTCCTTATTTCCAACAGTATCCATCATATGCGCAGCTTTCAGAGTTAATAGCCGAGCTTGATCAATCATCATGCGAGACTCAGCAATACGCTCATGCCAAACTGACTGTTCAGCCACAGGTTTCCCAAACGCCACTCGGGACTTAAGGCGACGAATCATGAATTCTAACGCCCGTTCGGCTTGACCAATAATTCTCATGCAATGATGAATTCGCCCGGGTCCCAAACGACCTTGCGCAATTTCAAATCCCCGCCCCTCTCCCAAAAGAATATTTGAGGCTGGCACTCGAACATTTTGCAATAACACTTCCATGTGCCCATGCGGCGCATCGTCATAGCCAAATACAGTCAAAGCCCTCTCAACCTTAATACCTGGCGTCGAAGTTGGAACCACGATCATCGACTGCTGCTTATGCCGGTCAGCCCCATCAGGGTCAGTCTTCCCCATCACGATTAACACCTCACATCTTGGATCACCTAAGCCCGAAGACCACCACTTACGACCATTAATCACATAATCGTCGCCATCACGCTTTATAAGGCACTCAATATTCGTTGCGTCGGAGGAGGCAACCTCCGGTTCGGTCATCAAAAATGCTGACCTAATTTTTCCTTCAATTAACGGCTCGGCCCATTTTTGCTGTAATTCGGGCGTTCCATATCGGAGTAATGTCTCCATATTTCCAGTATCAGGAGCTGAACAGTTAAACACCTCGGAAGCCCAAGTAATTCGCCCCATAATCTCGCACATCGGGGCATACTCAACATTGGTAAATTCCCCTCCATGCGCCTTAGGCCTCCACAAGTTCCATAGGCCTTTTTTACGAGCTTTCAGCTTTAATGCCTCAACCAATTTAGTCGGCACCCAAGCATCTCCCGCCTTGCGATTAGCCTCAACCTCGGCGTGAAAGGCACTTTCATTCGGATAGATGTGCTCATCCATAAATCCATTGAGTTGAACTTGAAGTCCCTTAACTTTTGATGAAAACTCAAAATCCACAATCTATCCCTTCTTAACGGTTACAGAGGATTCAATAATCTTGACGAATGCTCAACTAAAGTCAAATCTTAAGAATTTAAG belongs to Pseudomonadota bacterium and includes:
- a CDS encoding molybdopterin-dependent oxidoreductase yields the protein MEMIAKNEGRRDFLKVSGSVAGGLALAFYLPTSRMAQAAEGGSPNAWVKIAADNTVTIMCARSEMGQDVYTSMPMLVAEELEVDINAIKVEFAQPAEVYINSLLGGQLTGGSTAVRDGWEKLRKAGASARMMLVAAAADNWGVDASKCTAANGVIQGPGGKKATYGSVAAKAATMEVPKEVPLKPASQFKIVGNVKQKRLDTAMKVRGIAPFGIDTRLPGMKYAAVSMAPMMGGKLISFDDKRAKKMPGVHSVVQYSRGVAVVANDYWTAKKAVATLDPRWDAGPNANLDMTGLWSKMEKASNGAGAIFRESGDADQGLAKAAKMITAEFRMPFQSHSPMEPQNTTAHVTADKALIVTPTQFQQLIPHVVSGAVGLKPEQVEVRTTFLGGGFGRRVEVDYAIDAAEISKAAGGVPVNMIWSREDDMTHDSYRPGGIYKFTAGVDEKGKLTALKFKSTSPSISSRLFPSIVKDGIDPFAVEGIDNFPYLADAGLNFSYVMHDAGVQVGYWRGVSHNLNAVVLECFIDELAKSAGADPIQYRIDMLDMGATKHAWSGLSAGVPVGARMKHVLEEVRKKANFGKKMPAGKGQGVAVMEGYNAVIAIVAEVTVGADFDVVVDKVTAVVDGGTLIHPDQALAQIQSSMNLGQGAGLISEITVKNGIVEQSNFDGYRTVRINETPRVMDIHFVKSDGAPAGLGEPATAVIVPAIANAIHAASGKRVRTFPALPENIAAG
- a CDS encoding (2Fe-2S)-binding protein, with product MKVSFKVNGKSETVEVSADTPLLWVLRDTLGYTGTKFGCGKALCGACTVHLNGSAVRSCQVQIGSISGANVTTIEGLGGNHKVQRAWEALDVPQCGYCQPGQIMSASALLSANKNPSDEDIDAAMSGNICRCGTYPRIRAAIKAAAKMS
- a CDS encoding acyl-CoA dehydrogenase family protein codes for the protein MDFEFSSKVKGLQVQLNGFMDEHIYPNESAFHAEVEANRKAGDAWVPTKLVEALKLKARKKGLWNLWRPKAHGGEFTNVEYAPMCEIMGRITWASEVFNCSAPDTGNMETLLRYGTPELQQKWAEPLIEGKIRSAFLMTEPEVASSDATNIECLIKRDGDDYVINGRKWWSSGLGDPRCEVLIVMGKTDPDGADRHKQQSMIVVPTSTPGIKVERALTVFGYDDAPHGHMEVLLQNVRVPASNILLGEGRGFEIAQGRLGPGRIHHCMRIIGQAERALEFMIRRLKSRVAFGKPVAEQSVWHERIAESRMMIDQARLLTLKAAHMMDTVGNKEAKKEIAMIKVIAPNMAQKIIDWAIQAHGGGGVCQEFPLAWMWAHNRSMRLADGPDEVHRAQVARLELKKYM